The Buchnera aphidicola (Formosaphis micheliae) nucleotide sequence TTTTTTTAAGTGATGATTGTTAGAATTAATTTGAAATATTGATATTACATTAGCAATGCGATCAGATGCATATATATATAATCCAGATGGATGTATATGTATATCAGCAGCCCAAAATTGATTGAAATATTTTTTTGATATAACATCAATATTTTGAATAGATTGTATTAGTTTATTATCTTCATTAATTAATCTCCATACATCTATGGTACTATTTAATTCATTAATACTATATACATATTTTTTATTAGGATGAAATACCATATGACGCGGTCCATATCCTTTGTTTACATTTAAAATAAATTGTTTATTTTTTATTAATAATCCATTATTCTGTACACGATATAAATAAATACAATCGTTTTTTAAAGAGGTAACAAATAAAATTTTATTATCATAATCGATATCACAATAATGGCATCCTGCAATATTATATAACACTTGTATTGGTTTATTAGGTATACCAAATTCATTTATTGAACTAACACTAAGGCAATTAGATTT carries:
- a CDS encoding beta-propeller fold lactonase family protein → MNNILYLSTPGSKQIEVFSIGVDFSLEQIQVINTDGEVQPIHTTENFLYAGIRPNCRIITYKIKKNGLLNKIGESPIPGSPNYLSIDRENKFIFCASYKSNCLSVSSINEFGIPNKPIQVLYNIAGCHYCDIDYDNKILFVTSLKNDCIYLYRVQNNGLLIKNKQFILNVNKGYGPRHMVFHPNKKYVYSINELNSTIDVWRLINEDNKLIQSIQNIDVISKKYFNQFWAADIHIHPSGLYIYASDRIANVISIFQINSNNHHLKKIADYTTEHQPRSFSISKDGTFLIVAGEISNSITLYKIKKNAHHIIEHIKIGVGKRPIWVHLHKLL